A genome region from Pseudomonas sp. S06B 330 includes the following:
- a CDS encoding TSUP family transporter, whose protein sequence is MPFELSVDLTTLAILAAVAFVAGFIDAIAGGGGLLTTPALLTAGMPPHLVLGTNKLSSTFGSATASFTYYRRKLFHPAQWRHALVGTFVGALIGAVVAHYLPAEWLNKMLPVIVFLCGVYLLFGGTPKAPLDADVPVKKKWQLPQGLTLGFYDGVAGPGTGAFWTVSTLLLYPIDLVKASGVARSMNFVSNAAALSVFIFSGQVDWLVGLSMGSALMVGAFFGARTAISGGSKFIRPVFITVVLALTVRLAWQHWFGQA, encoded by the coding sequence ATGCCTTTCGAACTTAGCGTAGATCTGACCACCCTCGCCATTCTCGCCGCCGTCGCCTTTGTTGCCGGATTCATCGATGCCATCGCCGGTGGCGGCGGCTTGCTGACCACCCCTGCCCTGCTCACCGCCGGCATGCCGCCGCACCTGGTGCTGGGCACCAACAAGCTGAGTTCAACCTTCGGCTCGGCCACGGCCAGTTTCACCTACTACCGGCGCAAGTTGTTCCATCCGGCGCAGTGGCGCCACGCCTTGGTCGGCACCTTCGTCGGTGCGCTGATCGGTGCCGTAGTCGCGCATTACTTGCCGGCGGAGTGGCTGAACAAGATGTTGCCGGTGATCGTCTTCCTTTGCGGCGTGTACCTGCTGTTCGGCGGCACGCCCAAGGCACCGCTGGATGCCGATGTACCGGTGAAGAAAAAATGGCAGCTGCCCCAGGGCCTGACCCTGGGCTTTTATGACGGTGTTGCCGGCCCTGGCACGGGCGCGTTCTGGACCGTCAGCACCCTGCTGCTCTACCCCATCGACCTGGTCAAGGCCAGTGGCGTGGCGCGCAGCATGAACTTTGTCAGCAACGCTGCAGCACTGTCGGTGTTCATCTTTTCCGGTCAGGTCGACTGGCTGGTCGGCCTGTCGATGGGCTCCGCGCTGATGGTCGGTGCCTTCTTCGGCGCCCGCACCGCCATCAGCGGTGGCAGCAAGTTCATCCGCCCGGTCTTTATCACCGTGGTGCTGGCGCTGACCGTGCGCCTAGCGTGGCAGCACTGGTTCGGCCAGGCCTAA
- a CDS encoding TonB-dependent receptor — translation MVAFSRIRPASLSVLSVLVSPALQAETLAIPATSVNSNYEEQSYKASESKSALRIDAPLRDIPQTVNVVPQSVIKDQGAQSMEDVLKNVPGIGLSNGDGQRDQVTIRGFSAIGDMYVDGLRDDALYYRDLSNVERVEVVKGPAAVLYGRGSSGGLINSVSKKPTFSPVQEVGVSVDSEGKRRTQFDAGWADQQQGDKAFRITGALEDSDTFRDDGYIDRKAIAPTAYFKLSDDLDLTVGATYLYDKRLIDFGIPALGDRPVDVDRDKRFGAGDPDDDYARSEVFSFTAGVDYRLNDDFTLSNTSRYYHYDLDRNNTLADTSPTRFVTGANGELLIKLNRGNVQRTEDGWFNQTELKHQTQVAGMNHNLLYGVELGRQVKDQSVFSQSNVAQVPVFEDGLKDVPFQANRQTAKGTTTQDTAGFYVQDLIELAPQWKALVGVRYDVFDQEYADDLSGADLSRTDTTWSPRVGLVFQPDQVQSYYVSVSRSYQPSSEVFALSTGNQGLEPEETTNYEVGAKWDLLDSRLAVTAALFRLERTNMKTADPANPANLVLSAEQRTDGFEATVSGQLTDKWQVYGGFAFLDAEITKSNSRTNGVANEGQTPTLTPRTSANLWLVRSLTETWRVGMGANYVDERYTSLDNVVVMPSYTTVDAALLYNQPKWDMALRLRNVFDRDYYASAHGSVDLITPGAPRTLELSTNYRF, via the coding sequence ATGGTGGCATTTTCGCGCATTCGCCCGGCTTCCCTTTCTGTGCTCAGCGTGCTGGTTTCACCCGCATTGCAGGCCGAAACCCTGGCCATACCGGCGACTTCGGTCAACAGCAATTACGAAGAACAAAGCTACAAGGCCAGCGAAAGCAAAAGCGCACTGAGAATTGACGCACCGCTGCGCGATATCCCGCAAACCGTTAACGTCGTGCCGCAAAGTGTGATCAAGGACCAGGGCGCGCAGTCGATGGAAGACGTGCTCAAGAATGTACCGGGCATCGGCCTGTCCAACGGTGACGGCCAGCGCGATCAGGTCACTATTCGTGGTTTCAGCGCCATTGGTGACATGTACGTTGATGGCCTGCGTGACGATGCGCTGTACTACCGTGATCTTTCCAACGTCGAGCGGGTAGAGGTGGTCAAGGGCCCGGCGGCAGTGCTGTACGGGCGTGGGTCATCCGGCGGCTTGATCAACAGCGTGAGCAAGAAGCCTACCTTCAGCCCGGTGCAGGAAGTCGGCGTGAGCGTTGACAGCGAAGGTAAGCGCCGCACCCAGTTTGACGCCGGTTGGGCCGATCAGCAGCAGGGCGATAAAGCCTTTCGCATCACCGGCGCCCTGGAAGACAGCGACACCTTCCGCGATGACGGTTACATCGACCGCAAGGCCATTGCGCCAACTGCCTACTTCAAGCTGTCCGATGACCTCGACCTGACCGTGGGGGCCACTTACCTGTACGACAAGCGCCTGATCGATTTCGGTATTCCAGCCCTGGGCGACCGCCCGGTGGATGTCGACCGTGACAAGCGTTTTGGCGCTGGCGACCCGGACGATGACTACGCTCGAAGTGAAGTGTTCTCTTTCACCGCTGGCGTTGATTACCGCCTCAATGACGACTTCACCCTGAGCAACACCAGTCGCTATTACCATTACGACCTGGACCGTAACAACACCCTGGCCGACACCAGCCCTACACGTTTTGTTACCGGTGCTAACGGTGAACTGCTGATCAAGTTGAACCGCGGCAACGTGCAACGCACTGAAGACGGCTGGTTCAACCAGACCGAACTCAAGCACCAGACACAGGTGGCCGGGATGAACCACAACCTGTTGTACGGCGTCGAGCTGGGCCGCCAGGTCAAGGACCAGTCGGTGTTCAGCCAAAGCAACGTGGCACAGGTACCAGTGTTCGAGGACGGCCTGAAGGACGTGCCGTTCCAGGCTAATCGCCAAACCGCCAAAGGCACGACCACACAGGACACTGCCGGCTTCTACGTGCAGGACCTGATTGAGCTGGCGCCACAGTGGAAAGCCCTGGTCGGGGTTCGCTATGACGTATTCGACCAGGAATATGCCGACGACCTCAGCGGCGCCGACCTGTCGCGTACCGACACCACCTGGAGCCCGCGTGTTGGTCTGGTCTTCCAGCCGGATCAGGTCCAGTCCTACTATGTGTCGGTGAGTCGTTCCTATCAGCCGTCTTCTGAAGTGTTTGCCTTGAGCACTGGCAACCAGGGCCTGGAGCCAGAGGAAACCACCAACTATGAGGTCGGTGCCAAGTGGGACCTGCTCGACAGCCGACTGGCGGTGACCGCCGCGTTGTTTCGCCTGGAACGCACCAACATGAAAACCGCCGATCCAGCCAACCCGGCCAATCTGGTGTTGTCCGCAGAGCAGCGTACCGATGGTTTCGAAGCGACGGTCAGCGGCCAGTTGACGGACAAATGGCAAGTGTATGGCGGTTTCGCCTTCCTCGATGCCGAGATCACCAAGTCCAATAGCCGCACCAATGGCGTGGCGAACGAAGGCCAGACGCCAACCTTGACCCCACGTACCAGTGCCAACCTATGGCTGGTACGCTCCTTGACTGAGACTTGGCGAGTGGGTATGGGCGCTAACTATGTGGATGAACGCTACACCTCGCTGGACAACGTAGTGGTAATGCCCTCTTACACGACCGTGGACGCCGCCTTGCTCTACAACCAGCCAAAGTGGGACATGGCGCTGCGCTTGCGCAATGTCTTTGACCGCGACTACTACGCTTCGGCCCACGGCTCGGTCGACCTGATCACGCCAGGTGCGCCGCGCACCCTGGAACTGAGCACTAACTACCGTTTCTGA
- a CDS encoding PepSY domain-containing protein: MRTLLLVALLVASPLVLAKTECSTADKVQWQDEDNFQQDLKNQGYEIKKFKVTDGNCYEIYGKNKEGKKVEIYFDPVTGKKVKEEID, translated from the coding sequence ATGCGTACTCTTCTGCTTGTTGCACTGCTCGTCGCCAGCCCACTGGTGCTGGCCAAAACCGAATGTTCCACGGCCGACAAGGTCCAGTGGCAGGATGAGGACAACTTTCAGCAAGACCTGAAAAACCAGGGCTATGAGATCAAAAAATTCAAGGTCACTGACGGCAATTGCTACGAGATCTATGGCAAGAACAAAGAGGGGAAAAAAGTCGAGATCTACTTCGATCCGGTGACCGGCAAGAAGGTAAAAGAAGAGATCGACTGA
- a CDS encoding copper chaperone PCu(A)C: MRYPAQPFKRTLAALALIGLALPAMADTSVKDAWVRATVPHQQSTGAFMTLTASSDSKLVDVQSPVAEIVQVHQMTMDNDVMGMKQVHSVDLPAGKAVSLDPNGYHVMLMKLKQQVKEGEQVPLTLVIEDAKGQQQTLEIKAPVRALNAEAMHGHEHMH; this comes from the coding sequence ATGCGTTACCCAGCCCAACCGTTCAAACGCACCCTGGCTGCCCTGGCCCTGATTGGCCTGGCGTTGCCAGCCATGGCCGACACCAGCGTTAAAGATGCCTGGGTTCGTGCCACTGTGCCGCACCAGCAGTCGACCGGTGCGTTCATGACCCTCACTGCCAGCAGTGACAGCAAGCTGGTGGACGTGCAGTCGCCCGTGGCTGAAATCGTCCAGGTGCACCAGATGACCATGGACAACGATGTCATGGGCATGAAGCAGGTGCACAGTGTTGACTTGCCTGCTGGCAAGGCGGTGAGCCTCGACCCTAACGGGTATCACGTGATGCTGATGAAGCTCAAGCAGCAGGTCAAGGAAGGCGAGCAGGTGCCGCTGACCCTGGTGATCGAAGATGCCAAGGGTCAGCAGCAGACCCTGGAGATCAAGGCGCCGGTACGTGCGCTTAACGCTGAGGCCATGCACGGCCATGAGCACATGCATTGA
- a CDS encoding SCO family protein encodes MTDLLTRRQVMAGISLLSLGVLAGCDPRSGGALDFKYGKDMSNKILGRSFKLKDTQGNERTLSSFWGSMPMVFFGFTQCPAVCPTTLARAAQIKKLMGRDGGFLQVVFISLDPERDTPEVLDAYVKAFDPSFVALTGTLEETAAAAKEFGVFYEKVPSGDTYTISHTSTSYVFDSRGQLRLGLSHSLTAKECTEDLLTVMEVC; translated from the coding sequence ATGACTGATTTACTGACCCGGCGCCAGGTCATGGCCGGGATCAGCCTGCTGAGCCTTGGCGTTCTGGCAGGTTGCGACCCCCGTTCCGGTGGCGCGCTCGATTTCAAGTACGGCAAGGACATGAGCAACAAGATCCTCGGTCGCTCGTTCAAACTCAAGGATACTCAAGGTAACGAGCGTACCCTGTCCAGCTTCTGGGGCAGCATGCCGATGGTGTTCTTCGGCTTCACCCAGTGCCCGGCGGTATGTCCTACCACCTTGGCGCGCGCCGCGCAGATCAAAAAACTGATGGGCCGCGATGGTGGTTTCTTGCAGGTGGTGTTCATCAGCCTGGACCCTGAGCGCGATACGCCAGAAGTGCTCGATGCCTACGTCAAGGCGTTCGATCCTTCGTTCGTGGCACTGACCGGCACGCTTGAAGAGACCGCCGCAGCCGCCAAGGAATTCGGTGTGTTCTACGAGAAGGTGCCAAGTGGCGATACCTATACCATCTCGCACACCTCGACCAGCTACGTCTTCGATTCCCGTGGCCAATTGCGCCTGGGACTGTCCCATTCACTGACCGCCAAAGAGTGTACGGAAGATCTGCTCACGGTCATGGAGGTATGTTGA
- a CDS encoding cytochrome b/b6 domain-containing protein yields the protein MHDETLRLWDPLLRFCHWSLVLAFVSCYFFTEEGDGWHRWLGYYAVAIVLIRTVWGFVGTPAARWRDFWPTPARLKWHLRALFSGEDYHRLGHSPLGALVMVLMLALLLGLGISGFLMEEIDYFWGEDGPRDIHEYMANALLALVCVHITAAVFESLRLKENLPLSMITGRRRKR from the coding sequence GTGCACGACGAAACCTTGCGCCTCTGGGATCCTTTGCTGCGGTTTTGTCACTGGTCGTTAGTGCTGGCCTTTGTCAGTTGCTACTTCTTTACCGAAGAAGGCGATGGTTGGCATCGCTGGCTGGGCTACTACGCCGTGGCGATTGTGCTGATCCGCACGGTTTGGGGCTTTGTCGGCACACCCGCAGCACGCTGGCGCGACTTCTGGCCAACCCCGGCGCGGTTGAAGTGGCACCTGCGTGCGCTGTTCAGCGGCGAGGACTACCATCGCCTGGGCCATTCCCCTCTCGGTGCATTGGTCATGGTACTGATGCTGGCGCTGTTGCTCGGCTTGGGGATCAGCGGTTTTCTGATGGAGGAAATCGACTACTTCTGGGGCGAAGACGGACCGCGGGATATCCATGAGTACATGGCCAACGCCCTGCTGGCGCTGGTCTGCGTGCATATCACCGCGGCCGTGTTCGAAAGCCTGCGCCTGAAAGAGAACCTGCCGTTGTCGATGATCACCGGCAGGCGTCGCAAGCGTTAG
- the glcF gene encoding glycolate oxidase subunit GlcF: MQTTLCDAAKRLARAEEAESILRTCVHCGFCNATCPTYQLLGDELDGPRGRIYLIKQVLEGHPASRKTQLHLDRCLSCRNCETTCPSGVDYHNLLDIGRAIVEQTVPRPPLQRALRSGLRLLAARPTTFSHLVQLGRGLNAVLPAALKTKLPRSPLTGSPRPPLRHARQVLMLEGCVQPGLSPNTNAAAARVLNHLGISVVTIAAAGCCGAVDYHLDAQHAGLERARRLIDAWWPAIDAGVEAIVQTASGCGAFINDYAKLLYHDPDYALKARRVSELAKDLVQVISAEPLERLVCHSDQVLAFHCPCTLQHALKLGGAVESVLKRLGFTLSMVPDSHLCCGSAGTYSLTQPALAQQLRDNKLDALESGHPDLIVSANIGCQAHLDGAGRTPVRHWIELVDEALAKTPSVT, translated from the coding sequence ATGCAAACCACCCTGTGCGATGCCGCCAAACGCCTGGCCCGCGCCGAAGAAGCCGAAAGCATCCTGCGCACGTGCGTGCACTGCGGCTTCTGCAATGCCACTTGCCCAACCTATCAGCTGTTGGGCGATGAACTCGATGGCCCTCGCGGGCGCATTTATCTGATCAAACAAGTGCTGGAAGGCCATCCGGCCTCGCGCAAGACTCAATTGCACCTGGACCGTTGCTTGTCCTGCCGCAACTGCGAGACCACCTGCCCTTCGGGCGTCGACTATCACAACCTGCTGGATATCGGCCGTGCCATCGTCGAGCAGACCGTACCGCGCCCGCCGCTGCAGCGTGCCCTGCGCAGTGGTTTGCGGCTGTTGGCCGCCCGACCGACAACCTTCAGCCACCTGGTCCAACTGGGGCGCGGGCTCAATGCCGTGTTGCCCGCCGCACTCAAGACCAAACTGCCCAGAAGCCCCCTGACTGGCAGCCCGCGTCCACCGCTACGCCATGCGCGACAGGTCCTGATGCTTGAAGGCTGCGTACAACCGGGCCTGTCGCCAAACACCAATGCGGCGGCGGCACGGGTGCTGAACCACCTCGGCATCAGTGTCGTCACAATCGCCGCGGCCGGTTGTTGCGGTGCCGTCGACTATCACCTCGACGCTCAACACGCAGGCCTTGAACGTGCCCGACGGCTGATCGACGCCTGGTGGCCAGCCATCGACGCCGGCGTTGAAGCCATCGTGCAGACCGCCAGCGGTTGCGGCGCCTTCATCAACGACTACGCCAAACTGCTGTACCACGACCCGGACTACGCCCTTAAGGCCCGACGCGTCAGCGAGCTGGCCAAAGACCTGGTACAGGTTATCAGCGCCGAACCCTTGGAGCGGTTGGTGTGCCACAGTGATCAAGTGCTGGCATTTCATTGCCCCTGCACCCTGCAGCATGCTCTCAAGCTTGGCGGTGCCGTGGAATCTGTGCTCAAGCGCCTGGGCTTCACCCTCAGCATGGTGCCCGACAGTCATCTGTGCTGCGGCTCTGCTGGCACGTATTCGCTAACGCAACCGGCGTTGGCCCAACAGCTGCGCGATAACAAACTCGATGCACTAGAAAGCGGTCACCCCGATCTGATCGTCAGCGCCAACATCGGCTGTCAGGCCCATCTTGATGGCGCCGGGCGCACACCGGTACGACACTGGATCGAGTTGGTGGACGAGGCACTCGCGAAGACGCCATCTGTGACATAA